One segment of Gemmatimonadota bacterium DNA contains the following:
- a CDS encoding GMC family oxidoreductase, with protein sequence MSLNHYDVIVIGSGAGGGTLVHRLAPSGKRILLLERGGYVPRERENWSTRAVNLEGRYNTREEWRDAAGKPLHPHTNYFVGGNTKFYGAALFRLRREDFGELRHHGGVSPAWPISYDELEPYYTQAEHLYQVHGVRGEDPTEPPASAPYAHPPVSHEPRLQQLHEDFAAQGLRPFHVPMGVMLDEREPRRSACIRCATCDGHPCLVNAKSDAQVVCVDPALARPNVTLLTGAYVSRLETDAAGRRVTAVQVERDGQRERYSADVVVVAAGAINSAALLLRSASDRHPRGLANGSDVVGRHYMGHINSVLMALSKCPNPTVFQKTLALNDFYFGSPEWAYPMGHISFVGKLDGDTLAAGAPVIAPGWTLELMGRHSLDFWLTSEDLPDPDNRVTLDREGRIVLSYRPNNEEGHRRLTAKLKQLLEGQRACGVHGHECHQGVFARNLFLGQRIPLAGVAHQNGTIRFGHDPRTSALDPHCRAHEVDNLYVVDGSFFPSSGAVNPALTIMANALRVGDHLLGRLA encoded by the coding sequence ATGTCACTGAACCACTACGACGTCATCGTCATCGGCTCGGGGGCCGGGGGCGGCACGCTGGTGCACCGGCTGGCGCCGAGCGGCAAGCGGATCCTGCTGCTGGAGCGGGGGGGCTACGTCCCGCGGGAGCGGGAGAACTGGAGCACCCGCGCGGTGAACCTGGAGGGCCGCTACAACACCCGGGAGGAGTGGCGGGATGCCGCGGGGAAGCCGCTGCACCCCCACACCAACTACTTCGTGGGTGGCAATACCAAGTTCTACGGCGCGGCGCTCTTCCGCCTGCGTCGTGAGGACTTCGGGGAGCTGCGGCACCACGGCGGCGTGTCACCCGCCTGGCCGATCTCGTACGACGAGCTCGAGCCCTACTACACCCAGGCCGAGCACCTCTACCAGGTGCACGGCGTCCGGGGCGAGGACCCGACCGAACCGCCCGCGAGCGCGCCGTACGCCCACCCGCCGGTGTCCCACGAGCCGCGGCTGCAGCAGCTGCACGAGGACTTCGCGGCGCAGGGGCTGCGCCCCTTCCATGTGCCGATGGGGGTGATGCTCGACGAGCGGGAGCCCCGCCGGAGCGCCTGCATCCGGTGCGCCACCTGCGACGGCCACCCCTGCCTGGTGAACGCCAAGTCCGACGCGCAGGTGGTCTGCGTGGACCCCGCGCTGGCGCGTCCCAACGTCACCCTGCTCACCGGCGCCTACGTCTCACGCCTGGAGACCGATGCCGCCGGCCGGCGGGTGACCGCCGTGCAGGTGGAGCGCGACGGCCAGCGGGAGCGGTACTCCGCCGACGTGGTGGTAGTGGCCGCCGGCGCGATCAACTCCGCCGCGCTGCTGCTCCGCTCGGCCTCCGACCGCCACCCGCGCGGGCTCGCCAACGGCTCCGACGTGGTGGGGCGGCACTACATGGGGCACATCAACTCCGTGCTCATGGCACTCTCCAAGTGCCCGAACCCGACGGTTTTCCAGAAGACGTTGGCGCTGAACGACTTCTACTTCGGCTCGCCGGAGTGGGCCTACCCGATGGGCCACATCTCGTTCGTGGGCAAGCTCGACGGCGACACCCTGGCCGCCGGCGCGCCCGTCATCGCGCCGGGGTGGACCCTGGAGCTGATGGGCCGGCACTCGCTCGACTTCTGGCTCACCTCCGAGGACCTCCCCGATCCCGACAACCGGGTCACCCTCGACCGCGAGGGCCGGATCGTGCTGAGCTACCGCCCCAACAACGAGGAAGGCCACCGGCGGCTCACGGCCAAGCTCAAGCAGCTGCTCGAGGGCCAGCGGGCCTGCGGTGTCCATGGCCACGAGTGTCACCAGGGCGTCTTTGCGCGGAACCTCTTCCTGGGCCAGCGCATCCCGCTCGCGGGCGTGGCGCACCAGAACGGGACCATCCGCTTCGGCCACGACCCGAGGACCTCCGCCCTCGACCCGCACTGCCGGGCCCACGAGGTGGACAACCTCTACGTGGTGGACGGCAGCTTCTTCCCCTCGAGCGGCGCCGTGAACCCGGCGCTCACCATCATGGCCAACGCGCTCCGGGTCGGGGACCACCTGCTCGGGAGGCTCGCATGA
- a CDS encoding SMP-30/gluconolactonase/LRE family protein: MNAPVSHPPANFIWIRSATLDFLPPGAARVGTPVATRITRLDPGLDDVLAPGVQAERLAGGFEFVEGPVWVAEGGYLLFSDPNTNTIYRWSPDGQVSVYRTKSGYAGVDIGRYHQPGSNGLTLDREGRLLINQHGHRRVLRVERTGALTVLADRFEGHRLNSPNDLVYRSDGGLYFTDPPFGLPRVFDDPAKETPWSGVYRLKDGRLTLLTRELRGPNGLAFSPDERTLYVDNWDPARKVIMRYDVREDGTVANGRVFFDITRTVPEDDAWDGLKVDARGNLYAAGPEGIYILAPDGRHLGTVTLPEHVANFAWGDADLRTLYITASTGLYRLRVELPGTVPFAGATAASR; encoded by the coding sequence ATGAATGCGCCGGTGTCGCATCCGCCGGCCAACTTCATCTGGATCCGCAGCGCCACGCTGGACTTCCTTCCCCCCGGGGCCGCGCGCGTCGGGACGCCGGTGGCCACCCGCATCACCCGGCTCGACCCCGGGCTCGATGACGTGCTGGCTCCCGGCGTCCAGGCCGAGCGGCTCGCGGGCGGCTTCGAGTTCGTGGAGGGGCCGGTGTGGGTGGCGGAGGGCGGTTACCTGCTCTTCAGCGACCCCAACACCAACACGATCTATCGCTGGAGCCCCGACGGCCAGGTGAGCGTGTATCGCACCAAGAGCGGCTACGCGGGCGTGGACATCGGCCGCTACCACCAGCCGGGCTCGAATGGCCTGACGCTCGACCGGGAGGGGCGGCTGCTGATCAACCAGCACGGGCACCGCCGGGTGCTGCGGGTGGAGCGCACCGGCGCGCTGACGGTGCTTGCCGATCGCTTCGAGGGGCACCGCCTCAACAGCCCCAACGACCTGGTCTACCGATCGGATGGGGGCCTCTACTTCACCGACCCGCCCTTCGGGCTGCCACGGGTCTTCGACGACCCGGCCAAGGAGACGCCCTGGAGCGGGGTCTACCGGCTCAAGGACGGACGCCTCACGCTCCTCACCCGGGAGCTGCGCGGCCCCAACGGGCTCGCCTTCTCGCCGGATGAGCGGACGCTGTACGTGGACAACTGGGACCCGGCACGGAAGGTGATCATGCGGTACGACGTGCGGGAGGACGGGACGGTCGCCAACGGGCGGGTGTTCTTCGATATCACCCGCACCGTCCCGGAAGATGACGCCTGGGATGGGCTCAAGGTGGATGCCCGCGGCAACCTCTACGCCGCCGGCCCCGAGGGGATCTACATCCTGGCGCCCGATGGCCGGCACCTCGGCACGGTGACGCTGCCGGAGCACGTGGCCAACTTCGCCTGGGGCGACGCCGACCTGCGCACGCTCTACATCACGGCCAGCACGGGGCTCTACCGCCTGCGGGTGGAGCTGCCGGGCACCGTGCCCTTTGCCGGCGCCACCGCCGCCAGCCGCTGA
- a CDS encoding heme-binding protein produces the protein MRMTRLAVLALVVAGLATPATAQVAQHRSLTLEGARNVIAAAAAFARTRAGTGVIAVVDDGGHLMALERLDGTFAAGATISIGKARTAALFKKPTRVFEELINKGRTAMTTVDFTPLIGGVPIVLDGEIVGAVGVSGAASAQEDEEVALAGAAGVTARVSAAAPMHQPEVSYFSRDEVRAAFQRGSVLLDGAGRNYMVHASRREKAGQAEVHALDTDVIYVLDGSATLVTGGTVVGGKTTEPNEVRGDAIDGGQSRRIGRGDVITVPNGTPHWFQEVQGPLTYYVVKVR, from the coding sequence ATGCGCATGACCCGACTGGCCGTGCTCGCCCTGGTGGTGGCCGGCCTGGCCACCCCCGCCACCGCCCAGGTGGCCCAGCACCGGAGCCTCACCCTCGAGGGTGCCCGCAACGTGATCGCGGCGGCGGCTGCCTTTGCCCGCACCCGCGCCGGGACGGGCGTCATCGCGGTGGTGGATGACGGCGGCCACCTGATGGCGCTGGAGCGGCTCGACGGCACCTTCGCCGCCGGCGCCACCATCTCCATCGGCAAGGCGCGGACGGCCGCGCTGTTCAAGAAGCCCACCCGGGTGTTCGAGGAGCTGATCAACAAGGGCCGCACCGCCATGACGACGGTGGACTTCACCCCGCTGATCGGGGGCGTGCCGATCGTGCTCGACGGCGAGATCGTGGGCGCGGTGGGCGTGAGCGGCGCCGCGAGCGCGCAGGAGGACGAGGAGGTGGCGCTGGCCGGCGCGGCGGGCGTGACCGCCCGGGTGTCGGCGGCGGCCCCGATGCACCAGCCGGAGGTCAGCTACTTCAGCCGGGACGAGGTCCGGGCCGCCTTCCAGCGCGGCAGCGTGCTGCTCGACGGCGCGGGGCGGAACTACATGGTGCACGCCAGCCGCCGCGAGAAGGCCGGCCAGGCGGAGGTGCACGCGCTCGACACCGACGTGATCTACGTGCTCGACGGCTCGGCTACGCTGGTGACCGGCGGGACGGTGGTGGGCGGCAAGACCACCGAGCCCAACGAGGTCCGCGGCGACGCCATCGACGGCGGCCAGTCCCGCCGCATCGGCCGGGGCGACGTGATCACCGTCCCGAACGGCACCCCGCACTGGTTCCAGGAGGTGCAGGGCCCGCTCACCTACTACGTGGTCAAGGTGCGGTAG
- a CDS encoding aquaporin translates to MRPRWRDHLPEYLAEAFGLGLFMVSACGFAVLFFHPGSPVVQRLPGMFARNLAMGLAMALTLAVNVYGPWGQRSGAHLNPVVTLTFYRLGKVARGDLPGYVLAQFAGALAGTGVAALIFGERLADPTVNYVVTVPGPSGVLVALLAELLIAFVLMLVVLHVAATPALARYTGACAAVLVGLYITVEAPYSGMSMNPARTVGSAVFAGTWTGWWIYFLAPGLGMLAAAEAFLRLRGPRARLCAKLSHVEGVRCIFCEHHAG, encoded by the coding sequence ATGAGGCCCCGGTGGCGGGACCACCTGCCTGAATACCTGGCGGAGGCGTTCGGGCTCGGGCTGTTCATGGTGTCGGCCTGCGGGTTCGCGGTGCTGTTCTTCCATCCCGGCTCACCGGTAGTCCAGCGCCTGCCCGGGATGTTCGCCCGGAACCTGGCGATGGGCCTTGCGATGGCGCTGACGCTCGCGGTGAACGTCTATGGCCCCTGGGGCCAGCGGTCCGGGGCACACCTCAACCCGGTGGTGACGCTCACCTTCTACCGGCTGGGCAAGGTGGCCCGGGGTGACCTGCCGGGCTACGTGCTGGCCCAGTTCGCCGGCGCCCTGGCGGGTACGGGCGTGGCGGCGCTCATCTTCGGTGAGCGGCTGGCGGATCCGACCGTCAACTACGTGGTCACGGTGCCCGGTCCCTCCGGCGTGCTCGTGGCGCTGCTGGCCGAGCTGCTGATCGCGTTCGTGCTGATGCTCGTGGTGCTGCACGTGGCGGCGACGCCCGCGCTGGCCAGGTACACCGGCGCGTGTGCGGCGGTGCTGGTGGGGCTGTACATCACCGTCGAGGCGCCCTACTCCGGGATGAGCATGAACCCGGCGCGCACGGTGGGGTCGGCGGTGTTCGCCGGCACCTGGACCGGGTGGTGGATCTACTTCCTCGCGCCGGGGCTCGGAATGCTCGCCGCGGCGGAGGCGTTCCTGCGCCTGCGGGGCCCGCGGGCGCGCCTGTGCGCCAAGCTGAGCCACGTGGAGGGGGTGCGCTGCATCTTCTGCGAGCATCACGCCGGCTGA
- a CDS encoding glucose 1-dehydrogenase produces the protein MRPAETPAPLEGQRALVTGASSGIGRAIALALADAGADVAINYSSAAEAAEAVAGQIRDRGRRAVALRADVGREAEVVALFAGAREAFGSLDILVNNAGLQQDAPLHDMTLAQWQRVIDVNLTGQFLCAREAVREFRRRGPEPARSRALGKILCVSSVHEVIPWAGHANYAASKGGVSLLMKSIAQEYAAEGIRVMGLAPGAIRTPINRAAWETPEAYAALMRLVPYRRIGEPEDLGRAAAWLVSDQADYVTGTTLFVDGGMTLYPGFEEGG, from the coding sequence ATGCGGCCCGCTGAGACGCCGGCGCCTCTGGAGGGCCAGCGGGCGCTGGTCACGGGGGCCAGCTCCGGGATCGGTCGCGCGATCGCGTTGGCGCTGGCGGACGCCGGCGCCGACGTCGCCATCAACTACTCTTCCGCGGCGGAGGCGGCGGAGGCGGTGGCGGGGCAGATCCGGGACCGCGGCCGCCGCGCGGTGGCCCTCCGGGCGGACGTGGGGCGCGAGGCCGAAGTGGTCGCTCTGTTCGCGGGAGCCCGCGAGGCGTTCGGGAGCCTCGATATCCTGGTGAACAACGCGGGGCTGCAGCAGGACGCGCCACTGCACGACATGACCCTGGCCCAGTGGCAGCGGGTGATCGACGTGAACCTCACGGGCCAGTTCCTCTGCGCCCGGGAGGCGGTGCGTGAGTTCCGGCGCCGCGGGCCGGAGCCGGCGCGCTCGCGGGCACTGGGAAAGATCCTGTGCGTGAGCTCGGTGCACGAGGTCATCCCCTGGGCCGGGCACGCCAACTACGCCGCCTCCAAGGGGGGCGTCAGCCTCCTGATGAAGAGCATTGCCCAGGAGTACGCCGCGGAGGGCATCCGGGTGATGGGGCTGGCGCCGGGCGCCATCCGGACGCCGATCAACCGCGCCGCCTGGGAGACGCCCGAGGCGTATGCCGCCCTGATGCGGCTGGTGCCGTACCGGCGCATCGGCGAGCCGGAGGACCTGGGGCGCGCCGCCGCCTGGCTGGTCTCCGACCAGGCCGACTACGTCACCGGCACCACGCTCTTCGTGGACGGGGGCATGACGCTCTATCCCGGCTTCGAGGAGGGCGGATGA